From one Gammaproteobacteria bacterium genomic stretch:
- a CDS encoding tetratricopeptide repeat protein, which yields MEIKMEAKIERIIVELKKARDAQEPEKSRQFAANFERLGDYFVEQSETQIDDLLTCHRTALKAISLYNLALASAQLISDDQTIKKLLEKIHAIENAIIERSGGKPIYQSLALYEQEIEGWKKKLHSIRSEAKATLEKVDLGSPEVQTIYKTIAAGLKLLVKDMIESFFKILPLPNDCVYSIITLGSLAREEATPYSDFEWAILIENPNHKEYFRRLTELLWIKVINLGETTARMMDIVELDWFSESDSPCRKGFSFDGQMLSGCHTPLGNKHHTLNKIRTIQQSTILSTEEKASQIQKIKEGEYELIGTQEELAQFQTQRWGTKRGFCTVLSTVAPIISNNDHLVQDYEKHMAKIWNFPFGGDSNHTLIQQRSLTYLNESIERFKFQGGHFGKETHYFDAKYHLYRLPNMLIDHASSYFSIQPKNLWDRLEGIFGEAGIVHFPEKSVALKQVVSQVLGLRLRAYLKKRYRDDHVIMFDSESPEKNEVAVKKYIGVDETILLQIYSELIELQWRMESFIEERGASAALAQRYGDVTDFMRGEVHRLLLNYPKAAVAFEKAKRVMIATHSIEDNRVAGTLNNLGMIYHLQDRNSEAIVAYEESKRITIGTYGPEHLSVAETLNNLGVVYEAQRRYPEGITAFEESKRIMIAIHGPDYVGVASPLNNLGVVYRAECRYSKALAAFEEAKRITIATFNHEHLGVAETLNNIGAVYSAQGRCREAAAAYEEAKRIKIASLGPKHPSVAVTLNNLGVVYKLQARYREAIAVFEEAKRIMLTTLSPEHPYIAETLCNKGLILIEQGLYEEARALFKAALIVYKRAQHPNQEITNNHIMISYIREGNVFMLQKDMDSHRASSCYQHVDSSLDPDSPESPKIHEALARKFYDMGQLTPALEHYSILIRLGLGNASAYHNLACIIHARACIELSKGEVKLALDYIKEAEGYFERAIQLTSHEEVCTDAGVCTEYALFLWKNRDFYGNKKIIALLQQAIALKQLDKRLSYGRMERSVVDQYMQILLDQENHLSFKAYHLAHYLLIQVYCAMDQLPAARALCRDFQAQVKEDEEAYEITQIALCAQFSDLMEADPDKTKHYEEQLRQQSLANEKQQRLHARLVECSKAEIKRVILSQIRESKQPVRPSSQSPRLFKDSLKYDGEAVNKKIESVQKTVSRVSTSSENQKGSVEEIFGRHGLFTHEKKNASEQKAFFDKAIPEGFRLSEAKGKGDCFYDSCAQELYERSGKNEYTIKSLRLLCHEYAVALDKRCNGNPQHPENWIAKAFNYDTRKYHDYLANVRYTVEEREAGEGVGDDKLAIWGEQHIDGRILSEKLGIKLHVIEVRENPDDETNKTQKFIVSHNLVDEAGLKNVEEDKIDWKEETLLHIAVCNLHFVPILKIMVKQTNVTDLNIDKHNREISRGEETMEFKMETNDESIITKLKEARDAQEPEKSRRLAAGFEALGDNFVEQSETQKDNLLICHRTALKAISLYNLALSSAQFVNDDQTNKKLLEKIQAIEKVMIERSGGKPIHQNSSSYEQEIEYWKRRLQNIRAEAKAALEKVEFGSPEIQSIYKTIAAELKLMVKDMIESCFKILPLPNDCVYSIITLGSLAREEATPYSDFEWAILIENPKYKNNFRRLSELLWIKVINLGETTARMMDIEELNWFDESESPCKKGFSFDGQMMSGCHTPLGNRHHTASKIRAIEQNSLLNKGEKATQIQKIKDGEYELIGTPEELAQFQTERWETKRGFCTVLSTVAPIICNTVKLAAVPVVRNTLVSRIRKLKFSKIIKRFNNSANGLPSNSSETIDYLVQHYEENMRVIWNSNIESNPQKTLIQQRSLTYLAESVKRFEFKGGYFGKEMHYFDAKYHLYRLPNMLIDHIASYFGIQSTNLWDRVENIFGKDGVVNFPDKSKALKRAISQVLGLRLKAYLKKGYRDDHILMFDPQNPEKNQAAVQKYLEVDETLLIQIYSELIELEDRTLSFIEKRGTKAALKWDYGDMRDFMRGEVHFLLLNYSKAALAYEEAKRAVVAARGVKPHFVADVLINLGGVYKAQYRYPEAIVAFEEGKRVRIDTHGSKHPSVAQVLLELGNVYQEVAQYPQAIEVCKEAKRIIKAVHGSEHLSMADVLINLGIVYQAQSLYSKAVDVFEKAKRIKIAIHGPEHHSVADTLNNLGMVYQAQSLCSKALVALEESKRIKIATYGPKHLSVSSTLNNLGIVYQAQARYLEALAALEESKRIEIAIHGPGHSSLVPTLTNLGMVYKSLARNRESAEMFEEVIRIVKAIYGPTHITFAIAMNNLGKVYQSQSRYLKALAALEESKQIMIDTLGPDHFSVSSVLINLGGVYQAQFRYPEAIALLEKAIQIRTNTHQSSEHPSVAEVLFILGRVYLDQIQYPKAIEAFTKAEGMFATLDPNHLFVAHMKCYQALVFVEQQRYMEARRLFDAAIKVYELAEHHTLKDTKSFREESYLREVNFYLLKEPMDTKSASVCYSQVFPSQDHKAVLDPKTHQDLANKCYGKNKLTAALESYRILIRLAPDNVHAHHNLACLIHVRACIEQSKGEDGQAMKYIKEAEGYFERAIQLDGKAGVCTEYAQFLWKNRDYLGSNKVITLLQQAIDLKQLDKMLSYGLIERFTLDQYLQCLLDQENKLSFKAYYLAHYLLIKVYCVSNQLEAAQKLFRGFQIQQKADKQSYPSKKAKLLAKVKKLIQANPDKTKHYEEELRKKLLADEKLQRLHPRLVAGSQAAIERCVLSQLYQSANPIHTTTLDLLYFCSALNIQSIPEELLLDYLQLKFSDASNETNQSMLCTVIQASEALIQSDGEGNYCLHPVTRIVINNAWSLDEPLYQSAQHQKRQRDAIFAAAAILSQRFTDKAMTERVVFNCNEALLPHVDALLAHCPKLELIGDNELLNALLPLYISRCFMQLSLGEKRSLVPPMATRLRSTLLKRAKIDVLIDTPEHRTTQLASLNFRWPRYYVAIMYILGRTAVHPVSTSPISVAEKYFQECISISDVIEHRTRRCPHYRYLSERSLLSLRFNAHKEASVFELKELIEAYEHLLLDDKSYLTDHNEIENFQTDLFNQRVCARRLAMVCMVLAGKVAATKMGDYFKKAQTYLLAARGEGMQYEQGGEYENTLGMLYCHKHNPDRDIAKAERYFQQVYDQESAKNGGLGKRDFVLADAAYGLAVIALEKGDIKTAREKAELCISMRKEIKSDQLEEANALLTQIDKPSSPRVLRDSPILASKAPNKTNSKNEEIEISLNPNL from the coding sequence ATGGAAATCAAGATGGAAGCCAAAATTGAACGCATTATCGTTGAGTTAAAAAAAGCACGTGATGCACAAGAGCCAGAAAAATCTCGTCAATTTGCAGCGAATTTTGAAAGGCTTGGCGATTATTTTGTCGAACAATCTGAGACACAAATAGATGATTTATTAACTTGTCATCGCACGGCGCTCAAAGCGATATCACTTTATAATTTAGCACTGGCGAGCGCACAATTGATCAGTGATGATCAGACGATCAAAAAGCTGCTTGAAAAAATACATGCGATTGAGAATGCTATAATCGAGAGATCAGGTGGTAAACCCATTTATCAAAGTTTGGCATTGTATGAGCAAGAAATAGAAGGCTGGAAAAAAAAATTGCATAGTATCCGCTCTGAAGCTAAAGCAACTTTAGAAAAAGTAGACCTTGGTTCACCCGAAGTTCAAACAATTTATAAAACCATCGCGGCAGGATTAAAATTGCTGGTAAAAGACATGATTGAATCGTTTTTTAAAATCTTACCTCTACCCAATGATTGTGTTTATTCCATTATAACCTTGGGATCATTGGCGCGTGAAGAAGCGACCCCTTATTCTGATTTTGAATGGGCAATATTAATCGAAAATCCAAATCACAAAGAGTATTTTCGACGATTAACGGAATTACTTTGGATCAAAGTCATCAATTTAGGCGAGACAACGGCACGTATGATGGATATCGTCGAATTGGATTGGTTTTCTGAATCGGATAGTCCCTGCCGAAAAGGATTTTCATTTGATGGGCAGATGCTCTCGGGTTGCCATACGCCACTTGGAAATAAACATCATACGCTAAATAAAATCAGAACGATCCAACAGAGTACCATATTAAGCACTGAAGAAAAAGCAAGTCAGATTCAAAAGATTAAAGAGGGTGAATATGAACTTATCGGCACTCAAGAAGAATTGGCGCAGTTTCAAACGCAACGATGGGGAACAAAGCGAGGTTTCTGTACTGTACTATCGACTGTAGCTCCAATTATCAGTAACAACGATCATTTAGTGCAAGACTATGAAAAACATATGGCTAAGATATGGAACTTCCCGTTTGGGGGTGACAGTAACCATACACTCATTCAACAACGCTCACTCACTTACTTAAATGAAAGTATTGAACGTTTTAAATTCCAAGGGGGGCATTTTGGAAAAGAGACTCATTATTTTGACGCAAAGTATCATCTTTATCGATTGCCGAATATGCTGATCGATCATGCTTCTAGTTATTTTAGTATCCAGCCTAAGAATCTGTGGGACCGGCTAGAGGGAATTTTTGGAGAAGCCGGCATAGTGCATTTCCCAGAGAAATCAGTGGCCCTCAAACAAGTGGTCTCCCAAGTGTTAGGGTTGAGATTACGAGCCTATTTAAAAAAAAGATATCGAGACGATCACGTCATAATGTTCGATTCAGAGAGTCCCGAGAAAAATGAAGTCGCTGTGAAAAAATACATAGGGGTGGATGAGACTATACTGCTACAAATTTACTCAGAGTTAATTGAGCTTCAATGGCGAATGGAATCGTTTATTGAAGAAAGAGGAGCATCAGCTGCTTTAGCACAGCGTTATGGCGATGTGACTGATTTTATGCGGGGAGAAGTCCATCGCTTATTGTTGAATTATCCCAAAGCAGCAGTGGCGTTTGAGAAGGCCAAACGAGTTATGATAGCCACTCATAGCATCGAGGATAACCGTGTTGCCGGGACGCTGAATAATTTAGGGATGATATATCATTTGCAAGACCGGAACAGTGAAGCAATCGTAGCGTATGAGGAGTCGAAACGGATAACGATAGGCACTTACGGCCCTGAACATCTGTCCGTTGCCGAGACGCTAAATAATTTAGGCGTTGTGTATGAAGCACAAAGGCGGTATCCCGAGGGGATCACAGCTTTTGAAGAATCGAAAAGGATTATGATAGCCATACACGGCCCCGATTATGTCGGCGTTGCCAGTCCACTGAACAATTTAGGAGTGGTGTATCGAGCAGAATGCAGATACTCCAAGGCGCTTGCGGCGTTTGAGGAGGCGAAACGGATAACGATAGCTACATTCAACCACGAGCATCTCGGTGTTGCCGAGACGCTGAATAATATAGGGGCGGTGTATTCTGCACAAGGCCGGTGTCGTGAGGCAGCCGCGGCGTATGAGGAGGCGAAACGAATAAAGATAGCCTCTCTAGGGCCCAAGCATCCTTCTGTTGCTGTAACGCTGAATAATTTAGGGGTTGTGTATAAATTACAAGCCCGGTATCGCGAGGCGATTGCGGTGTTTGAGGAGGCGAAGCGGATAATGTTAACCACCCTCAGTCCTGAGCATCCATACATTGCTGAGACACTGTGTAATAAGGGTCTTATACTCATCGAGCAAGGGCTCTATGAGGAAGCACGTGCCTTATTTAAAGCGGCCCTCATTGTTTATAAGCGCGCTCAACACCCTAATCAAGAAATAACGAATAATCATATAATGATTTCTTATATTCGAGAAGGTAATGTCTTCATGCTGCAAAAGGATATGGATAGCCATCGTGCAAGCAGTTGCTACCAGCACGTGGATTCCTCACTAGATCCGGACAGTCCGGAGAGTCCCAAGATTCATGAAGCTTTGGCAAGGAAGTTCTACGATATGGGTCAATTAACCCCAGCCCTAGAACATTACAGCATTCTGATCCGACTAGGGCTCGGCAATGCGTCAGCCTATCATAATTTGGCCTGTATTATTCATGCACGGGCCTGCATCGAACTGAGCAAAGGTGAGGTCAAGCTGGCTTTGGATTATATCAAAGAAGCCGAAGGCTATTTTGAACGAGCGATTCAACTTACTTCTCATGAAGAAGTTTGTACTGATGCAGGAGTTTGTACCGAGTATGCCCTCTTTCTTTGGAAAAACCGAGACTTTTACGGCAATAAAAAAATCATTGCACTGCTGCAGCAAGCCATTGCTTTGAAGCAGCTAGACAAAAGGTTGAGTTATGGACGGATGGAAAGATCCGTCGTAGATCAGTATATGCAGATCCTCCTGGATCAAGAAAATCACTTGTCATTTAAAGCATATCATTTAGCACATTATCTGTTGATTCAAGTTTACTGTGCGATGGATCAGCTACCCGCAGCGCGGGCTTTATGCCGCGATTTCCAAGCCCAGGTAAAGGAGGATGAGGAAGCGTATGAAATCACTCAAATAGCGTTATGCGCACAATTCAGTGATCTGATGGAAGCTGATCCTGATAAAACGAAACACTATGAAGAGCAATTACGACAGCAATCACTTGCTAATGAAAAACAACAGCGTCTTCACGCAAGACTAGTTGAGTGTTCGAAGGCAGAGATTAAGCGAGTCATTTTATCTCAAATTCGTGAGTCTAAACAGCCAGTTCGACCGTCGTCGCAGTCACCACGCTTGTTTAAAGATTCACTGAAATATGATGGAGAAGCAGTGAATAAGAAAATTGAGAGTGTTCAAAAAACTGTGTCACGGGTATCTACATCATCAGAGAATCAAAAGGGTAGTGTTGAAGAAATATTTGGACGGCATGGTCTTTTTACACATGAAAAAAAGAACGCTAGTGAACAAAAAGCATTTTTTGATAAAGCGATTCCCGAGGGATTCAGATTAAGCGAAGCCAAAGGTAAAGGAGATTGCTTCTATGATTCGTGTGCACAAGAATTATATGAACGGTCAGGGAAAAATGAGTATACTATTAAATCCCTCAGGCTTTTGTGTCATGAATACGCTGTTGCGTTGGATAAGCGCTGTAATGGGAATCCACAACATCCTGAAAATTGGATAGCGAAGGCTTTCAATTACGATACCAGAAAATATCATGACTATCTTGCTAATGTCCGATACACGGTAGAAGAAAGAGAAGCGGGGGAGGGTGTAGGAGATGATAAATTAGCTATTTGGGGCGAGCAGCATATAGATGGGCGAATATTGAGTGAGAAACTGGGTATTAAGCTTCATGTGATCGAAGTTAGAGAAAATCCCGATGATGAAACCAATAAAACGCAAAAATTTATCGTAAGTCACAATCTCGTAGATGAGGCTGGTTTGAAAAACGTCGAAGAAGATAAAATTGATTGGAAAGAGGAAACATTACTTCATATCGCTGTATGTAATCTTCATTTTGTACCTATTTTAAAAATTATGGTCAAGCAAACAAATGTAACTGATCTCAATATTGATAAACACAACCGGGAAATTTCAAGGGGCGAGGAAACTATGGAATTCAAGATGGAAACTAATGATGAAAGCATTATCACAAAGCTAAAGGAAGCACGGGATGCACAAGAGCCAGAAAAGTCTCGTCGATTAGCAGCGGGTTTTGAGGCACTTGGTGATAATTTTGTAGAACAATCAGAGACACAAAAAGATAATTTATTAATCTGTCATCGCACAGCACTCAAAGCGATATCACTCTATAATTTAGCGCTATCAAGTGCACAATTTGTCAATGACGATCAGACAAATAAAAAGCTGCTCGAAAAAATACAGGCTATAGAGAAAGTCATGATTGAAAGATCAGGTGGCAAACCCATTCATCAAAATTCGTCTTCGTACGAACAAGAAATTGAGTATTGGAAAAGAAGATTACAAAACATTCGCGCTGAAGCTAAAGCAGCGTTAGAAAAAGTGGAATTTGGTTCACCCGAAATTCAATCGATCTATAAAACCATCGCCGCAGAATTAAAATTAATGGTAAAAGACATGATTGAATCGTGTTTTAAAATATTACCTCTACCCAATGATTGTGTGTATTCCATAATTACTTTGGGATCATTAGCGCGTGAAGAAGCCACGCCTTATTCTGATTTTGAATGGGCTATATTAATCGAAAATCCAAAATACAAAAACAATTTTCGACGACTATCAGAATTGCTATGGATCAAAGTCATTAATTTAGGTGAGACAACAGCACGAATGATGGATATAGAAGAATTAAATTGGTTTGATGAGTCAGAAAGTCCGTGTAAAAAGGGATTTTCATTTGATGGACAAATGATGAGTGGTTGTCATACACCATTAGGAAATCGTCATCATACAGCCAGCAAAATCCGGGCGATCGAGCAGAACAGTTTGTTAAATAAGGGAGAAAAAGCCACGCAAATTCAAAAAATTAAAGACGGTGAGTACGAGCTCATAGGAACCCCGGAAGAATTAGCGCAATTTCAAACTGAGCGATGGGAAACAAAAAGAGGTTTCTGTACGGTATTATCGACGGTTGCACCCATTATCTGTAACACCGTCAAATTAGCAGCGGTGCCTGTTGTGAGGAATACTTTAGTGTCAAGAATCAGAAAATTGAAGTTTTCCAAAATTATTAAAAGGTTTAATAATTCTGCCAATGGGTTACCCTCAAATTCGTCGGAAACTATTGACTATTTAGTGCAACACTATGAAGAGAATATGAGAGTTATCTGGAACTCTAATATTGAGTCTAATCCCCAGAAGACACTGATTCAACAACGTTCACTCACTTACCTAGCTGAAAGCGTTAAACGTTTTGAATTTAAAGGTGGCTACTTCGGTAAAGAGATGCATTATTTTGACGCGAAGTACCATCTGTATCGATTGCCGAACATGCTGATTGATCATATAGCGAGCTATTTTGGTATTCAGTCAACGAATCTGTGGGATCGAGTAGAGAATATTTTTGGAAAAGATGGCGTTGTGAATTTCCCTGATAAATCAAAGGCCCTTAAACGGGCAATCTCTCAAGTCTTGGGATTGAGACTAAAAGCGTATTTAAAAAAAGGATATCGAGATGATCATATCTTGATGTTCGATCCACAAAATCCAGAGAAAAATCAAGCTGCGGTCCAAAAATATCTGGAGGTTGATGAGACGCTACTGATACAGATTTATTCAGAGCTAATCGAACTTGAAGATAGAACGCTATCGTTTATTGAAAAACGTGGGACCAAAGCTGCTTTGAAATGGGACTACGGCGATATGCGAGACTTTATGAGAGGAGAAGTGCATTTCTTATTGTTGAATTACTCCAAAGCAGCGTTGGCCTACGAGGAGGCGAAACGGGCAGTGGTAGCTGCCCGTGGCGTCAAGCCTCACTTCGTTGCTGATGTGTTGATTAATTTAGGGGGTGTGTATAAAGCACAATACCGGTATCCTGAGGCGATCGTGGCGTTTGAGGAGGGGAAACGGGTCAGAATAGACACTCATGGCTCCAAGCATCCCTCTGTTGCTCAAGTACTGCTCGAATTAGGGAATGTATATCAAGAAGTTGCCCAATATCCTCAGGCAATAGAAGTGTGTAAGGAGGCGAAACGAATCATAAAAGCCGTTCACGGTTCTGAGCATCTCTCCATGGCCGATGTGCTCATTAACTTAGGGATTGTGTATCAAGCGCAATCCTTGTATTCCAAGGCAGTCGACGTGTTTGAAAAAGCGAAACGAATCAAAATAGCCATCCACGGTCCTGAGCATCACTCCGTCGCTGATACGCTCAATAACTTAGGGATGGTGTATCAAGCGCAATCCTTGTGTTCCAAGGCGCTAGTTGCACTGGAGGAGTCGAAACGAATCAAAATAGCCACTTACGGCCCAAAGCATCTTTCTGTTAGCAGTACGCTGAATAATTTAGGGATTGTGTATCAAGCACAAGCCCGTTATCTCGAGGCACTAGCAGCACTGGAGGAGTCAAAACGGATAGAAATAGCCATTCACGGCCCAGGGCATTCCTCTCTTGTCCCTACACTGACTAATTTAGGGATGGTGTATAAATCACTTGCTCGGAATCGCGAGTCGGCCGAGATGTTTGAGGAGGTGATACGGATTGTGAAAGCCATCTATGGTCCTACACATATCACTTTTGCTATTGCGATGAATAATTTAGGGAAGGTATATCAGTCGCAATCCCGGTATCTCAAGGCGCTAGCAGCATTGGAGGAGTCGAAACAGATTATGATAGACACTCTAGGCCCTGATCATTTCAGTGTTTCCAGTGTACTGATTAATTTAGGGGGTGTGTATCAGGCACAATTCCGATATCCCGAGGCGATCGCGCTGCTTGAGAAGGCAATACAGATTAGAACAAACACTCACCAAAGCTCCGAGCACCCCTCCGTTGCTGAGGTACTCTTTATTTTAGGGAGAGTGTATTTAGATCAGATTCAGTATCCCAAGGCAATCGAGGCGTTTACTAAAGCTGAAGGGATGTTTGCTACTCTCGACCCTAATCATCTCTTTGTAGCTCATATGAAGTGTTATCAGGCCCTAGTATTTGTAGAGCAACAACGCTATATGGAGGCACGTAGGTTATTTGATGCGGCCATCAAAGTTTATGAGCTAGCTGAACACCACACGCTAAAAGATACTAAAAGTTTTCGAGAAGAGTCTTATCTTCGAGAAGTCAACTTCTATCTGCTGAAAGAACCGATGGATACTAAATCTGCGAGTGTATGTTACTCGCAAGTATTTCCTTCTCAAGATCATAAGGCAGTGCTAGATCCTAAGACGCATCAAGACTTGGCAAACAAGTGTTACGGAAAAAATAAATTGACCGCAGCTTTAGAAAGTTACCGTATTCTGATTCGATTAGCACCGGACAATGTACATGCCCATCATAATTTGGCCTGTCTTATCCATGTGCGGGCATGCATCGAACAGAGCAAAGGTGAAGACGGGCAGGCAATGAAATATATCAAAGAAGCCGAAGGCTATTTTGAACGGGCAATACAACTTGATGGCAAGGCAGGTGTTTGTACGGAGTATGCTCAATTTCTATGGAAAAACAGAGATTACTTAGGTAGTAATAAAGTCATTACGCTTTTGCAGCAAGCCATTGATTTAAAGCAGCTTGACAAAATGCTTAGTTATGGTCTGATTGAAAGATTCACGCTTGATCAATATTTACAGTGCCTGCTTGATCAAGAAAACAAGCTCTCATTCAAGGCGTATTATTTAGCGCATTATCTCTTGATTAAAGTGTATTGTGTTTCTAATCAGCTAGAGGCAGCGCAGAAGTTATTTCGCGGTTTCCAAATCCAGCAAAAGGCGGATAAACAATCCTACCCATCGAAAAAAGCAAAACTATTAGCAAAAGTCAAAAAACTCATTCAAGCCAACCCAGATAAAACAAAACACTATGAAGAGGAACTGCGAAAGAAATTACTTGCCGATGAAAAACTACAGCGACTGCATCCAAGATTAGTTGCAGGTTCACAAGCTGCGATTGAGCGATGCGTATTATCTCAGCTTTATCAGTCAGCAAATCCTATCCATACAACGACACTCGACCTATTATATTTCTGCAGTGCCCTCAATATTCAAAGTATTCCCGAAGAATTACTATTAGATTACCTGCAACTAAAATTCTCCGATGCCAGCAATGAAACAAATCAATCCATGCTGTGTACTGTGATCCAGGCAAGCGAAGCTCTCATTCAATCAGATGGTGAGGGTAACTACTGTTTGCATCCTGTCACTCGGATTGTGATCAATAATGCATGGTCATTGGATGAGCCACTTTATCAATCAGCTCAGCACCAAAAAAGACAACGCGATGCTATATTTGCAGCCGCTGCTATTTTATCTCAGCGCTTTACTGACAAAGCAATGACAGAGCGCGTAGTATTTAATTGTAATGAAGCCTTACTGCCTCACGTCGATGCTTTATTGGCTCACTGTCCTAAATTAGAATTGATTGGCGATAATGAATTACTCAACGCTCTCTTGCCACTTTATATAAGTCGCTGTTTTATGCAATTATCCCTTGGTGAGAAGCGAAGTTTAGTTCCACCCATGGCGACGCGATTACGAAGTACATTACTCAAACGCGCTAAAATCGATGTATTAATCGATACACCCGAACATCGCACTACGCAATTGGCCTCATTGAACTTCAGATGGCCACGTTATTACGTTGCCATTATGTACATCCTCGGCCGCACTGCAGTGCATCCAGTATCGACATCACCTATCAGTGTAGCGGAGAAGTATTTTCAAGAATGTATCTCTATTTCTGATGTAATTGAACATAGAACTAGACGTTGCCCTCATTATCGCTATTTATCCGAACGCTCATTATTATCATTACGTTTTAACGCACACAAAGAGGCCAGTGTGTTTGAATTAAAGGAATTAATAGAAGCTTACGAGCATTTGCTACTCGATGATAAATCCTACTTAACCGACCACAACGAGATAGAAAATTTTCAAACAGATTTATTCAATCAGCGTGTATGTGCTCGAAGATTGGCGATGGTGTGTATGGTACTGGCAGGGAAAGTCGCTGCAACAAAGATGGGTGATTATTTTAAAAAAGCACAAACCTATTTATTGGCTGCTCGTGGTGAGGGAATGCAGTATGAACAAGGTGGGGAATATGAAAACACATTGGGAATGCTGTATTGCCATAAACACAATCCAGACCGAGATATTGCCAAGGCAGAGCGCTATTTTCAACAAGTCTATGATCAAGAATCTGCAAAAAATGGAGGTCTAGGCAAGCGAGATTTCGTTTTGGCAGATGCAGCGTATGGATTAGCAGTTATTGCATTAGAAAAAGGTGATATAAAAACAGCCCGAGAAAAAGCAGAGCTGTGTATCTCCATGCGAAAAGAGATAAAGTCTGATCAATTGGAAGAGGCTAATGCATTACTCACCCAAATAGACAAACCATCATCACCACGTGTATTAAGAGACTCGCCGATATTAGCTAGTAAAGCGCCAAACAAAACAAATTCAAAGAATGAGGAAATTGAAATATCACTAAATCCAAATCTGTAA